Below is a genomic region from Arcanobacterium haemolyticum DSM 20595.
CTTGGGGCAGCCCACTTATCGAAAATCGCATCAGGAGCATATGGCGCGATGAATGGTGCAATCAACGAAATAAATGCAATCGTTGTGAGCAAACCTAGAGCGATTCGCGCACCGAGGCTCATATTACTAATTCGGGAGAATTTAGCGCCTGGCTTTGTCACTTTGTTGAGTTTTTCTTTCTTTCCCATGATCACACCGACCTAATACGTGGGTTAATCAGCAAGTAGAGCATGTCAACAATAATGTTGACGATGATGAATGCGATTGCAACCACCAATGCGCCACCCTGAACAAGATTGACCCAGTTGTTCTGGATACCCTTAATAAGAACTTGGCCCATACCGTTGATAGCGAAAATAATTTCGATAACAACAGCACCACCCATGAGATAACCGACTCGAAGACCGAGAACAGTAACCGGGGTGATAAGGGCATTACGCAAAACATTGCGACCAATAACAACAGACTTTGGAATACCTGCTCCAAGAGCAGTGCGGACGTAATCACGATCAAGTTCTTCAACCATCGAGGTACGAACCACGCGAGTCATCTGGCCAATCACTGGAATTGCCAGAGCGACTGCCGGCAGAAGCATGCGGAGGAACCAACCGCTGAAATCGTCAAACATTCCAGGAAGGGCACCCGAAACTGGCAACTTACCGATGAAAGCGAGCACAAGTAGAACAGCTAGCCAGAAAGAAGGGGTACCAATGCAGATAACCGAAAGGACACGGATAACCTGATCTGGCCAACGATCACGGTAGATAGCTGCGATGACTCCTAGTGGGAATGAGAAAAGGACAGCAAGAATGAGTCCAAAGAAAGTCAACTGCAGCGTGACAGGAAGGGCCTGAGCGATGAGCGAAGAAACCGTGTTTGATACACCAACACCGTAGATACCAAGATCACCCTGGACGAGGTTAAGAATGTATGCACCGAGGCGAACCAAGACTGGTTCGTTCAAGCCGTGTTGTGCTCTAAATGCTTCAAGTTCGGTCGGGGTAGCGTTTTCACCAAGAGTACTGTAGGCAGGATCGATTGGGGAAAGTGCCATAATTAAGAAGACGAGGACTGTCACGCCCAGCACCATCACTGGCAACGCAATCAGACGGCGCCCGATGAGTCTAAGTAGATTGTTCATTCCATCTATTCTTTCTGACGACTGTCAAACCTAGAGGGGGCGGATGCGGGTATACGCATCCGCCCCCTCATTGGCTCTATTCAGATGTCTGAATTACTTGTGGCTTGCACCGAGGAGGTACAGACCGGTTGTTGCAATGGGGTCAACGCCATCAAGAGCTGCTGGGTTGTAGGCGGTGATCATTGTACGGTGGAAGAGTGGGAAGATCGGAGCCTTTTCAGCAACGATATCCTGGATCTCGCCCCACTTGGCCTTAGCGTCAGCACCAGCCAAGGATGCTGCTTCAGCCATCAGGTTCTGAATCTTGTCGTAGGTTTCCTTATCGGAATTAGCGAAGTTCGAACGCTTGTGCATCCAAGCGTTGTCTCCGTACCACCAGGAGAAGAAGATGGCCGGATCGTTACCGAAGACCGATGGGTCTCCAGGAGCGAGGATGACATCGTAGGTTGGGTTCTCAACGTCTGCGTTATCAGCGTAGAGAGCTGCCGAAGCCTTGGACTCGATGTTGACCTTCACACCAACCTTCTCAAGGTCTTCCTTGATCTGTGGAGCGAGGTTAGCAACCCATGGGTGATCGGTTGTCAGCAAGGTGATTTCCAAGGAGGAAACTCCAGCGGAAGCCAAGAGCTCCTTTGCCTTGTCAACGGAGTAGCTCAGATCGGTAGCTGGTTCCTTGAAGTCTGGGTTGACCTTTGGCAGGAAGGACTTTGCTTCCACAGCCTTGCCATCGAGGGAAGAATCGATGAGCTTCTGAACGTTGATTGCCTGGCGGAGTGCGCGGCGAACTTCAGGCTTATCGAATGGCGCCTTAGTGGTGTTGAACATCAAGAATGGGTTGTTGTAGCCTTCAACTTCCTTGACTTCCCAACCAGCACCCTTGAGCTGATCGATGGTAGCAGCTGGAACAGCTTCCATCACGTCAGTGGTGCCACCGAGGGCAGCAGCCAAACGCTGGCTGTCATCCTTCTGTGGGTTCCAGACGATCTTCTCGAGTTTTGCTGGGTTCTTGCCATTGTAGTGCTCGTTGACCACAGCGGTCACTGGTGAGCCTTCCTTTGGCGCATCTTCGAACTTGTATGGACCGGAACCGATTGGCTTGGTCTTGAGTTCGTCATCAGTCATGGTTGCTGGAACGACCTTGACGAGTGCCAAGCGCTCCTTAAGCTTTGCGAATGGGGAGTTAAGTTCTACCTTGATGGTGGTGTCATCCTTGGCGGTCAGGGACTTGATCGCCTTGAAGAATGGGGTGTAAAGACCGCCTTCGTTCGAGTTGCGCTCGAAGGACTTGACAACATCCTCAGCCTTGACGTCCTTGCCGTCAGAGAACTTTGCACCTTTACGAAGGGAGATTTCGTAGGTCAGTTCACCAACTTCCTTTGGATCGCCAGCAGCAAGAGCTGCTTCGGTGGAGTAATCTGCCATGTTGAAGTTGTAGAGACCTTCAAGAATGTGCCAGTTAACACCGTTAGCAAGAGCAGATCCAGCGTGGATCGGGCTCCAGTTGGTGGTTTCGTAAGCAACGCCAGCGTTAAGAACGCCGGATGGACCCTTTGCTTCTGGTGCTGCAGAGTCTGCCTTCTTATCCCCTGTAGTACCGCCGCAGGCGCTGAGCGCCAGAGCTGTTGCAGCAAGAGCCGCAACAACGCGAGTCTTCTTGACAAACATATATTTTCCTCTCCATTGAGCATATGAACAGCCGCGACCGACTAGCTCGTATGTTGTCCGACAAATTTATGTTATGGCCTCCTTTGCCAGTGTGCAAGGCAAAACGCCATTTTCATATAACTTTTCGGTAACGATTTCATTCTACTGCATTTTTAGCTAGATGCAGTATCGAAAATATTACGGCACCATTCCGCAAAAGTATGCTCTGATATGCGGAAACTTTCGCTAGCCGCGATGCTGAGCACGCGCCGACGAAAATAAACATATCGACGTCGCCATCGCAACGTTCAATGACTCGGACGCTCCCCACATCGGAATTCGAACCAGACCATCGGCATAGCCGTATTGTTCATCAGTAAAACCATGCGCTTCATTTCCGACCATCCACAATGTTGGGCGACGCAAATCGATAGCTGCGCTTCCCGGTTCGGCAGCGCTTTCTGCGCTGCCGGCTTGCGCAGCAGCCCCGCACTGCGCGCCTTCCGACTCCAAAAGCGCCTGATCAGCTAATTGCCCCAGATCGTATTCTCCGCGACCGTCAGCGATAAGAATTTGGAATCCAGCCTCACGCGCATGAGCCACCACGTCTGCCACATCTTCATCTTCCAAAATGGGAATATGGAAATATGAGCCCGCGCTTGAACGCATCACTTTAGGGTTCGTTGCTTCAACCGAACCGCGCCCTAAAATAACAGCGTCTGCCCCGCATGCATCCGCACACCGAATAATTGTTCCAACGTTTCCTGGATCTACGCTTTCCAATGCGCACACCACAAGTTTTCCGTGCGCAAAGATATCGCGGATATCTTCCTCATCTGGAATAGCAATAACTGCGAAGATTCCTTGCGAATTAGGGGCAACGCTGCTACACAATTCGTTCGGAAGAATATGAGTATATGGATCGACACGACGCAGTAAAGCATCAATATCAGGATGCCGTTCTAACGCTTCTTGCGTCACATACACATCGCGAATACCACGTTCATAGCACAATAAAGCTTCCCGAACCCCTTGTGGACCTTCCACAATTGCTTGTTCGTATTGTACGCGCATTTTCCGGCGGTACAGTCCCGTTGCTTTTTTCAGCTGGCCGGTCATCGTCATCATCGGGGTACGTGGCATGTCATCCTCTTTTCAGTGTCGTAAAAACGACTGCGCTCCCACTCTACTAGTTAAGAGCGGGAGCGCAGAAATTTATTGATTAGAATCAAGCAACTGGAGCATTAACGTCAGCTGGAAGAGCCTTGCGAGCAGCTTCAACAACCGAAGTGAAAGCAGCTGGATCGTTCACTGCCATTTCGGCGAGCATACGACGATCGAGTTCGATACCAGCAAGCTTGAGACCCTGCATGAAGCGGTTGTAAGTCATACCGTTTGCACGAGCACCTGCGTTGATACGTGCGATCCAGAGCTTACGGAACTCGTTCTTACGGACCTTACGATCACGGTAGTTGTACACGAAGGAGTGGGTAACCTGCTCCTTAGCCTTACGGTACAGACGTGAGCGCTGACCACGGTAGCCCGAAGCCCGCTCAAGGACTGTGCGACGCTTTTTCTTGGAATTAACGGCGTTCTTTACGCGTGCCATGTTTCTTTTTCTCCTTTAGTGCGAGCTAGCTCAGATGCCGAGCAATGACTTGACCTGCTTGACGTCTGCCCGAGCCACCGGCTGATCCGAGGACAGGCGGCGGGTGCGGCGGGACGACTTGTGCTCGAGGAGGTGGCGCTTGCCAGCCTGCTCACGCATAAGCTTGCCGGATCCCGTCTTACGGAAACGCTTCTTTGCACCGGAGTGCGTCTTCATCTTTGGCATTTTATTTTCCCTCAATGCTGCCTTTAGAGCAGCGTTCTGTTCTGGCTTCCTCGTGACTGGAAGCGGTTCGTGTCAGCTTGTCGTAAGTAGGCTATTCGTCTTCTTCAGCACCGGTTTTAGAAGCAACACGTTCTGCGTTCTTTTGGGCGCGGCGTGCTTCTTCGGCGCGGCGGTTTTCGCGTTCAGCTTCGCGGCGGCGGCGCTGATCGGACTTCGCCTCAGACTTGCGGCGGGTTGGTGCGAGCACCATCACCATGGAGCGACCATCGACGCGCGGTGCAGATTCAACCACAGCATCTTCTGCAGTATCGGCAGCCAAACGTTCCATAAGCCGGACACCGACTTCTGGACGAGACTGCTCACGGCCACGGAAGCGCAACTGAACCTTGACCTTGTCACCACCGTTGAGAAACTTGATGATTCGCTTCAACTTGGTTTCGTAGTCATGCTGATCGATCTTGAGACCGAGGCGCATTTCCTTTAGTTGCGTGTTGGCTTGGTTGCGACGTGACTCGCGTGCCTTCTGTGCGGCTTCGTACTTAAACTTGCCGTAGTCCATAAGCTTGGCTACTGGCGGGTTCGCGTTCGGCGCCACTTCAACAAGATCGAGGTTCGCTTCCTGAGCGAGTCGCAGTGCATCTTCCACACGTACAACGCCTACCTGCTCTCCAGCAGGGCCCACGAGACGTACTTCAGCCACGTTGATTCGATCGTTGATTCTTGGCTCGTTGATAATTGCTCCTCTAACTTACTTCGACGTGCGACGCGCACGGAGTCCAGAGGGCATACGGTACAGTGCCGTATTCTCGTAACCCGATCCCTTAGGGACCCAGGTGGGATTTTCTCCGCTTGCGTTCCGGCTATTGCCGGTCGGTCACTGAGTTACTTTACCAGCTTGCGTTTACTTTCCCAAAAGCAGCACCGCGCCATTTTCGCGTTTTTTCGGTGAGCTTGCGCACGTTCACTCTGGACGTGGGCGAATTTCTACAAGATCGAGCCGCGCCCGCACGTATGGGTCAGTTTCGAGCGTTGCCGCCACGGCTTGCGCTACAGCAACTACTGTTTCTGTGGCAGAGTCCCGCGAAAAAACCATATCCACGATCGCGGTTCCGTTTACATCTGGCAAAAGTTCGATTGACAGCACATGGTCACGATATTCTTCCGCGAGCTTCGTGATAACACCGCGTATTTTCGGATCGGCCCACGGAGCCAACCATTTTCCGCCTGCCGCCAGCGTAATAACCGCGGTTCTACCCAGCACCGTTTCGTTGTCGGTTCCTGGATCGAGCACGATCAGCCCAGTTTTCTGTTTTAACGTTGCGATAGCGGTAGCTTCGATGCTCACTGGCACCGGCCGCGCTGTTGCGTTCCAGTTAGTTAGCGCTTCCGCGTGAGAAAAGACGACGACGGCGGAGCGGCCATTGTGCACCTGGGCTGTGACAAGCCCTTCTTCACGTTCCAATGGATGGGATGGTTGGCTGGTATGTTCGAGGACTTTCCCGTTGGCGTCTGTGCCCGGATGCGCGTGTGGGATAACCGGCAGGAGAACACGATCTAGTGCGCGCACGATGTTCTCAACACGCTGATCTGATGACGATTCGTATGCCTTACGCAATTCCTGTGGCATGGAGCCATCATCGTTGGCATACGGATTCGGAGTAAGAAGAGATGCGAGATCAGGCATCGTTTTCATCTCCTGCAGGATTCATAGCGCCCAGAATTTCAGCAATTTCTTTATGAGAGAGGTGTTCAACACTGCCTTCGATATCCGCAGGCTTCTTCTCTCCCAAAATGAGGTATTCAACTAGAGGATCAACCGCATTCAATAACAGACCGCCAGGTATTTCTTCTCCACGTTCGCCGTTCATATAGCGCACACCCGATACAATGCCAGATGTGCCAGCTTCGGCCCCGACGTCGTCTCCCAATTCGGCAACCATCAAGACAACTCCGTACGGCGATAACTCGGAAAGTAACGCAGCCACAAGTTCTGGCTGATCGGAAGGTTCAATGGAATCGTCATTACCCGATGTTTCCCCAAGCAACTCGGAAATATCCCAATCGTCAAACTCTTTTACCGGAATATCACGAACTACTACTGCCCCATATTCTGTGGGAACAACGGAAGCGGTAATCCCCCGAAGGCTCAGCACTGCTGCAACGATATGAGGATGTTCGAACGTAGTAAGAATGATGTAACGGCGCGCAGAGTTCACAGGTTCAACCTTTCATGATGATTCAGTCTCCTATTTTATGCGTCCTCAAACCCTAAAAACAAAACTTAGGACTACCGTCCCAAGGCGTGCCTAACCTTGCTATACCAACATTTCTTTTCCGAGTAGGGTGATAAACATAGGGAAGTTAGAGACGAAAGGAGTATAAAGTGACTCTTACTTTTAATAATGCTGCGTGTAATTGCGACGTCAAACGTGGCGCTCCTTCACACCTAAATTTCACGCCTGCACACGAAGATTCCGCTGAGCTTGGCACAAAACTCAACTGGCTCCGCGCAGGTGTTCTGGGCGCAAACGATGGCATCGTGTCTACAGCCGGTATCGTTATGGGAGTTTCTGGCGCTGCCGTAGATAATCATGCACTTTTTGCCGCCGGTTTGGCAGGCATGGTGGCTGGCGCGCTTTCGATGGCGGCGGGCGAATACGTCTCTGTGTCCACTCAGCGCGATACGGAAAAGGCGGCGGTAGATCACCAGCGTGCATTCTTCACTCGCGATCCATACGGGGCTCAGATGCGGCTGGCCAGTTTAATTGCGGGCAAAGGAATTTCCAAGCCTCTTGCCTGGCGGATATCTGAAGAACTCGCCAAGAAGGATCCCGTTCACGCGCTCACTCAATACGAATACGGGATTGATGCAGATGAACTCACGAATCCGTGGCATGCTGCATGGGCTTCGATGGTGGCGTTCGTTCTTGGAGCCACCATTCCATTCTTGGCGATGATCTTCTCCCCTGCTAGCCTCGCAGTTGGGCTCACCGTCATATCTGTGAGCTTTGCGTTGGCGATCACCGGATCCGTTTCTGCATGGCTTGGAGGAGCACCGATCGTTCCGGCCACACTCCGAAATATCGTGTGGGGAAACTTGGCCATGTGGGTCACGTATGGAATCGGAATCCTCGTAGCTAACGTCTAGCTACCTCTCCTATGACTCCTGCGTGACCTGATCCACGGCCCCACCAAACCGGCGATTGCGGGATGCATACTGTTCGATGCATCGCCACAACACATTCCGATCAAATTCTGGCCATGGTTCATCAACGAACATCATTTCGGCATACGATGCCTGCCAGAGCATAAAGTTGGACGTGCGTTGTTCGCCTCCGGAACGGATAAACAAATCGACGTCCGGTAGGTGCGGCTGGTAGAGCGCCTGGGCAATCGTTTCTTCGTTGATCTTTCGCGGCTTGATCTCACCGCGCGCGGCCGCCGCCGCAATCTCCGCAACAGCATCCGCGATCTCTGCACGCCCGCCGTAGTTACAGCAGAAATTCAAGGTCATAGTGGAGTTGTACATAGTGAGGCGCTGGGCTTCTTGCAGCTCCTTGATAACCGAGCTCCACAAACGCGGCTGGCGCCCAGACCACACAATCTTTACTCCCCAATCGTCAAGTTCGTGCCGGCGCCGGTGAATCACATCCCGTGAATAATTCATCAAAAAGGCAATTTCGGATGGGGAACGTTTCCAGTTTTCGGTGGAAAACGCATACACAGATACCACCTCAACACCGATTTCAACTGCCCCTGCAAGAACATCCATCAGCGCCTTTTCGCCAGCCCGATGCCCTTCGGTTCGCGGTAAATGGCGTTCATTAGCCCACCGCCCGTTGCCGTCCATCACAACAGCAACGTGCTTTGGCACAGCATCGGCAGGAATTGCAGGTGGCCCTGCAATTCCTGCCGGAGGAGCAATAGGGTCATGCATTGTTGGCGTGATTCGTTCCATGGTTCCTCATTTTACGTCAAGAAGCCGTAGAGACTTCACGTGTTTTTCGATATGCCATTGGGAGTAAGCACCGACGATGGCGGCGGCAGATTTGCGCGCAGCGATCGTGGCAGCATCTGCACTGGCCCAATCTCCTACGATCAGCGCCAGCAACAACTGCCAGGTTTCCACAGACGGCGTTGCTGATCCTACAGGCCGGCAATCATCGCACACTGCCCCACCTGCGGCGATATTCAGCGCCGAATGAGGCCCCGGCACGCCACACGACGCGCATTCATCGATAGAAAATCCCCAACCGGCCACCATCATCGATCGCAAGATATAGGAATAGACGATCAATTCAGGAGGATGCACCTGCTGAGCTACGGCGTAGAGAGCACCGTGAAGCAACGCGAAGAGTTGAGGATCGGCCGCACTGTCGCTGTCATTAATAATGTCCGCAAATTCTACGATCGCACTGGCTGCCGTATAGGCATCATAGTTGCGCCCAATCGTGCGGCCATATTGCGAAAGCGTATCCACCTGCGAAATCGTATCGAGCGTTTTCCCTAAGTAAATCTGCACATCCACGTGGGAAAACGGTTCTACTCGCGCCCCGAAGCGCGAGCCCGTTTTCCGCACGCCTTTGGCAACAGCCCGGATTTTTCCGTGATTGCGTGAAAGCATGGTAATCACACGATCTGCTTCCCCAATATCGTGAGTACGCAGCACGATGGCATCATCGCGGTAGGTTTTCACGCCAGATCAGAACCCTAAACGGCCAAGTTGTTTAGGATCGCGCTGCCAATCTTTTGCCACTTTGACGTGGAGATCAAGATAGACTTTTCGGCCAAGCAACCGTTCAATATTCGCGCGCGCCTGCTGGCCTACTTTGCGCAAACGCTGCCCTCCGTGTCCAATAATGATGCCCTTTTGCGATGGACGTTCCACAAAAATATGGACATGGATATCGATTAGCGGCGGTCGTTGAGCGCCCGGTTTCGCTTCACGTTCGATCATTTCTTCAACGACGACGGCGATCGAGTGCGGAAGTTCGTCACGCACGTCTTCAAGTGCGGCTTCGCGTACGAATTCTGCGATCATGGCTTCGTCAGATTCGTCAGTTACAGCATCCATCGGATACAGCGGTGGCGAAAGCGGCATATGCTTCAAGAGCACATCGGCGGCCAAGGCAACCTGTTCCCCGGACTTCGCACTGAGCGGGATAATTTCAACAAAATCGTGCAGTTGGCTGACATCGATCAATTTCGCTGCCAGATCCTCACGCGAAATTTTATCGATCTTGGTCACAGCAGCGAAAATCGGAACGCGGGCCTCAGCAAGTTCACGCAACAAATAACGATCGCCCGGGCCGATCTTCTCATCAGCCGGCAAACACATAAGCGCAGCATCCACACCATCAAGCGAATCACGAACCATATCGTTTAAACGTTCACCAAGGAGCGTACGCGGCCGGTGCAGACCAGGCGTATCAACAAGAATCAACTGCCCGTGATCACGTTGCACGATACCGCGAACGATTCGACGCGTTGTTTCTGGCTGATTAGCCGTAATCACGATCTTTGTTCCCACCAGTGCGTTGGTGAGAGTTGATTTGCCGGCGTTCGGGCGCCCAACAATAGAAATGAAACCAGCCCGGTAATCTTCTGGCCAGCTAGCAATCATCGAATCAGTCACTTTGGTTCGTCCTCTTCTGTTTCAACACGCGAAGCGATAATAGTTTGTAGGAGTTTACGCCGGCCTTCAAATCGGTCAGCACTCATGGTTACGCCATACGCTTGCGCGCACGATCCAACGATAGGGATCCGGCCCAGCGCCTTGGTTAGAAGGCCGCCAGCGGTTTCGACGTCGTCGTCGTCAATCTTAATACCAAAAAGCTCCCCAAGTTCATCCGCTGGAAGGCGAGCCGGAACACGAAAAACTCCAGGCGATAACTCTTCGATTTCAGGTTCGGCCCTGTCATGTTCGTCCACCATATCCCCCACGATTTCTTCCAAAATGTCTTCGATCGTGACCAAGCCGGCGATCCCGCCGTATTCATCAACAGCAAGAGCCATATGCTTCGCGTCTGCACGCATCTCACGCAACAGATCGTCAGCCATCTTCGTTTCCGGAACAAACACAGGTTCGCGCATCACATCAGAAACGGTGAGCGAATCCGCATCCACCCTCCGGTGAGTCTTACGAATCGCATCCTTCAGATACAAAATGCCCACCACGTCATCGCTTTCCTCCGCAATAACAGGAGCACGCGAATACCCAGAACGATTGAACAGCGAAATGGCCCGATCCAGTGGCTCATCTGCACCAATCGTAATCATATCCGGGCGCGGAACCATCACTTCACGAACCATCGTTTCAGACAGTTCGAACACGGAACGCACGATCTCACGTTCTTCATCTTCCAATGCTTCGGATTCGGATACGCGCTCAACCATGTAGGTGCGCTGATCGTCGTCGGTATCCCCCGCATCATCATCAGAATCACGGCGCGAGACAAAAATCGAACCGATCTTCGTAAGCCACCACAACAACCGGCCACCTAAGCGAACCGACCGCACAGGATACTTAAAACCCAAAGTGGGAGGGATAATAATGTTGGTCAAACCGAGCGTGAGCAGCATCGCCATCACAACGCCCACCAAGTTCAGCATCAGGTTGCGGAACACCAACCCCACCAAAACCATCAACGTGGCACCCAGCAACACCAAAATACCTGAACGAACCGCAGTCACGGCAGTAATCGCCGCCAACCGGTGAGTCACAATCAGCGAAACGAACGGGCCAGACTGCCCCTCATCTTCTGCTTCCTCCACCTGCGTATGCGTAATACGCGACAGGGCCGAAAGTAGCAACGCGCCAAACGCAGCCAATAGCGCACACGTTACCGCAATCGTGATAAGAATCGGCAACGGCACAGATTCTATTTCAGACACTGCTACTCCACCGTAGGAGCGATGTCATCGATAGTCGCATTCGGATCTTGTGGATCGCGCGGGCGGCGCGCCAAGAAGGTCAACAGCAAACGCCGCTGAAGTTCAAACATTTCCTTCTTTTCGTCCGGTTCCGCATGATCGTAGCCCAGCAAATGCAAAATACCGTGCGTGGTGAGAAGCAGGATTTCTTCCATCGTGTTGTGCCCCGCCGCCAGCGCCTGACGCGCCGCGACCTGCGGACAAATAGCGATATCTCCCAGCATGCCAGGCGTAGGTTCCACGCCCAGCGGCGTTGGCCGCAGTTCATCCATAGGGAAAGACATGACGTCAGTTGGGCCTTCCAGATCCATCCATTCCACATGCAAGGCAGACATCGCTTCCTCATCGAGCATCACGATGGAGAGATCAGATTGTTGATGCACCCGCAGATCGTCCAAAACCCACGTGGCTAGCTCCGAAATTTCTTCAAGCTGTGGCGCTGGCTCAAAACCAGATTCGTCATTAACCTCAATCATGGGTATCCTCTCCTGCGTATCGTGCGTATGCATCGATGATGTCTGCTACCAAGCGGTGACGCACCACGTCCCCTGCTCCAAGTTCAATAAATTTAATATGGTCCACGTTACGCAAGATCCGCCGCACGATTCCGAGTCCCGATGTGGTGTTGCGCGGCAGATCCACCTGGGTTAAATCGCCTGTGACCACGATCTTCGAGTTGAATCCCAGGCGCGTGAGGAACATTTTCATTTGTTCCGGCGTGGTGTTTTGGGCTTCGTCAAGGATCACGAAGGCATCGTTGAGTGTGCGGCCGCGCATGTATGCAAGTGGCGCCACTTCGATTGTACCTGCAGCCAGGAGTTTCGGAATTGCTTCCGGATCGAGCATATCGTAGAGAGCATCGTAGAGCGGCCGCATGTACGGATCGATCTTGTCATTCAGCGATCCTGGCAGGTAGCCGAGCGATTCGCCAGCTTCCACGACAGGGCGAGTCATGATGATTCGCTTCACCTGGTTTGTTTGGAGCGCCACCACGGCTTTCGCCATCGCTAAGTATGTTTTTCCTGTACCTGCTGGGCCGATTCCAAACACAATCGTGTTTTCATCGATCGCATCCACGTATTCTTTCTGGCCGAATGTTTTTGGCCGGATAGTTTTCCCGCGGTTGGTGAGAATATCGGTGGTGAGGACTTCTTTTGGCTTGTTGAGGCCGTTAGTCATGATTGTCATGGCCCGTTCCACGGCGTCAGTTGTGAGGTGTTGCCCGGACGATGCCACAGAGACGAGTTCGCCGATCAGGCTTCGCGCAATATCCACGGAGGCTTCGGGGCCAGTTATCTGAATATCACGCCCGCGGACGTAGAGTTGCGCCGGCGCAAGGCCGCGTTCGAGCGCACGGAGCACTTCATCGCGGTGCCCGAGCACATTGATCATCGGGATACGTTGCGGAACAGTTACAGTATGCGAGGTAGTCATCAGTTCCATTCTACGCACGTATGACCGCGATTGCCCACGGTCCCGCCGTTGCGGAACGCAGGACGTGTTCGCCTAACAGGACGACGCGCCCGCCCGCGTTCGTGAGAAGTTCGAGTTCTTTGTCGGTAATTCCACCTTCAGGCCCGACGACGATCATCACCTTGCGGCTGGAGCTATCCAGTTGCGTCGTGATCGGCGTGGTGGCGCTTTCATGGCAGATGTAGACCACGCCGCCATCGGCACAACAATCGGCGATATGGCAAGCCAAAGACGCGCTAGAGTGCGGCTGATCCACAGTAGGAATCCAGGAACGGCGCGATTGCTTCGCAGCCGATTGTGCTGTGGCTTCCCAACGCCCAACGCCCTTGCGAGC
It encodes:
- the recO gene encoding DNA repair protein RecO produces the protein MKTYRDDAIVLRTHDIGEADRVITMLSRNHGKIRAVAKGVRKTGSRFGARVEPFSHVDVQIYLGKTLDTISQVDTLSQYGRTIGRNYDAYTAASAIVEFADIINDSDSAADPQLFALLHGALYAVAQQVHPPELIVYSYILRSMMVAGWGFSIDECASCGVPGPHSALNIAAGGAVCDDCRPVGSATPSVETWQLLLALIVGDWASADAATIAARKSAAAIVGAYSQWHIEKHVKSLRLLDVK
- a CDS encoding isoprenyl transferase; this translates as MERITPTMHDPIAPPAGIAGPPAIPADAVPKHVAVVMDGNGRWANERHLPRTEGHRAGEKALMDVLAGAVEIGVEVVSVYAFSTENWKRSPSEIAFLMNYSRDVIHRRRHELDDWGVKIVWSGRQPRLWSSVIKELQEAQRLTMYNSTMTLNFCCNYGGRAEIADAVAEIAAAAARGEIKPRKINEETIAQALYQPHLPDVDLFIRSGGEQRTSNFMLWQASYAEMMFVDEPWPEFDRNVLWRCIEQYASRNRRFGGAVDQVTQES
- a CDS encoding PhoH family protein, with protein sequence MTTSHTVTVPQRIPMINVLGHRDEVLRALERGLAPAQLYVRGRDIQITGPEASVDIARSLIGELVSVASSGQHLTTDAVERAMTIMTNGLNKPKEVLTTDILTNRGKTIRPKTFGQKEYVDAIDENTIVFGIGPAGTGKTYLAMAKAVVALQTNQVKRIIMTRPVVEAGESLGYLPGSLNDKIDPYMRPLYDALYDMLDPEAIPKLLAAGTIEVAPLAYMRGRTLNDAFVILDEAQNTTPEQMKMFLTRLGFNSKIVVTGDLTQVDLPRNTTSGLGIVRRILRNVDHIKFIELGAGDVVRHRLVADIIDAYARYAGEDTHD
- the ybeY gene encoding rRNA maturation RNase YbeY produces the protein MIEVNDESGFEPAPQLEEISELATWVLDDLRVHQQSDLSIVMLDEEAMSALHVEWMDLEGPTDVMSFPMDELRPTPLGVEPTPGMLGDIAICPQVAARQALAAGHNTMEEILLLTTHGILHLLGYDHAEPDEKKEMFELQRRLLLTFLARRPRDPQDPNATIDDIAPTVE
- a CDS encoding hemolysin family protein; the encoded protein is MSEIESVPLPILITIAVTCALLAAFGALLLSALSRITHTQVEEAEDEGQSGPFVSLIVTHRLAAITAVTAVRSGILVLLGATLMVLVGLVFRNLMLNLVGVVMAMLLTLGLTNIIIPPTLGFKYPVRSVRLGGRLLWWLTKIGSIFVSRRDSDDDAGDTDDDQRTYMVERVSESEALEDEEREIVRSVFELSETMVREVMVPRPDMITIGADEPLDRAISLFNRSGYSRAPVIAEESDDVVGILYLKDAIRKTHRRVDADSLTVSDVMREPVFVPETKMADDLLREMRADAKHMALAVDEYGGIAGLVTIEDILEEIVGDMVDEHDRAEPEIEELSPGVFRVPARLPADELGELFGIKIDDDDVETAGGLLTKALGRIPIVGSCAQAYGVTMSADRFEGRRKLLQTIIASRVETEEDEPK